From a region of the Solanum stenotomum isolate F172 chromosome 2, ASM1918654v1, whole genome shotgun sequence genome:
- the LOC125856427 gene encoding pyruvate dehydrogenase E1 component subunit alpha, mitochondrial-like produces MALSTIRTVNHLLKPFTAATHRLSSDSNATINVEISKPYTAHNIDPPSSIVETTPNELMTFFSDMAELRRMEIAADSLYKAKLIRGFCHLYDGQEAVAIGMEAAITKKDCIITAYRDHCIFLARGGGLVESFAELMGRKDGCSKGKGGSMHFYKKDSGFYGGHGIVGAQVPLGIGISFAQKYNKEDHVTFAMYGDGAANQGQLFEALNMAALWDLPAILVCENNHYGMGTAEWRAAKSPAYYKRGDYVPGLKVDGMDALAVKQACKFAKDHVLTKGPIILEMDTYRYHGHSMSDPGSTYRTRDEISGVRGERDPVERIRNLILDHNIATEQELKDIEKGKRKVVDEAIAKAKEIPMPDPSDLFTNVYVKGFGVEVFGADRKELRSTLP; encoded by the exons ATGGCTTTATCAACTATTCGGACGGTTAATCATCTTCTAAAGCCTTTCACCGCCGCCACCCACCGCCTATCGTCGGACTCCAACGCCACCATCAATGTGGAAATCAGCAAACCGTACACCGCTCACAACATTGATCCTCCCTCATCAATCGTCGAAACCACCCCTAATGAACTCATGACTTTCTTCTCAGACATGGCGGAGTTGCGGCGTATGGAGATCGCTGCAGATTCGCTCTACAAAGCGAAACTAATCCGCGGATTCTGTCATCTCTATGACGGACAAGAAGCGGTTGCAATAGGCATGGAAGCTGCAATTACAAAAAAGGATTGTATCATTACGGCTTATAGAGATCACTGTATATTCCTTGCACGTGGTGGAGGGTTAGTTGAGTCGTTTGCGGAGCTAATGGGGAGAAAAGATGGTTGTTCCAAAGGGAAAGGAGGTTCGATGCATTTCTACAAGAAGGATAGTGGATTTTATGGAGGACATGGAATTGTAGGTGCTCAAGTTCCTCTAGGTATTGGAATTTCTTTTGCGCAGAAATATAACAAAGAGGACCATGTTACTTTTGCTATGTATGGTGATGGTGCTGCTAATCAAGGACAGTTGTTTGAGGCTTTGAATATGGCTGCTCTATGGGATTTGCCTGCTATTCTAGTCTGCGAGAATAATCACT ATGGAATGGGGACAGCAGAATGGAGGGCTGCAAAGAGTCCAGCCTATTACAAAAGAGGGGATTATGTTCCTGGTTTAAAG GTCGATGGTATGGATGCCCTTGCTGTAAAACAAGCATGCAAATTTGCCAAGGATCATGTCCTCACGAAAGGACCAATT ATTCTTGAAATGGACACCTACAGGTACCATGGTCACTCAATGTCTGATCCTGGAAGCACCTACCGTACGCGTGACGAGATTAGTGGTGTTCGAGGG GAACGTGATCCTGTTGAAAGAATTAGGAATCTCATCTTAGACCATAATATAGCCACTGAGCAGGAGCTGAAG GATATCGAGAAAGGAAAGAGGAAAGTGGTTGATGAAGCCATTGCTAAAGCAAAG GAGATCCCCATGCCTGATCCTTCTGATCTGTTTACTAATGTATATGTGAAAGGGTTTGGAGTTGAG GTCTTTGGAGCAGATAGGAAAGAACTCAGATCCACACTACCATGA
- the LOC125856422 gene encoding protein NRT1/ PTR FAMILY 1.2-like: protein MGNKSEQEELLLNHSKNSRKGGLITMPFIIVNESCEKLASYGLLPNMIIYLTTFYHMEAASASVLLALWTALSNGLGLFGAFLSDSYLGRFRAVAIGTISSLIGMCILWLTTIIPQLRPLPCGQYQHGCNGTTAVQLAILLCSFGLIAIGTGFNRPCSIAFGADQLENKENPDNERLIDSYFNWYYASVGVSLVLAVTVIVYIQDHFGWQIGFAVPALLMIISVSIFLIGSPLYIKAKARGSLFTGLFQVAVAAFRKRHINVQLNNNDDCYYREPESNLLEPSADFRCLNRACIIEDPHVELKPDGKVSDPWNLCCVEQVELLKCFLRVLPMWSTCLILLVAIGQTFSIFQMMTMDRHVFSLFEIPAGSFGIITLIAWTIWVALYDRILVPLLSRYTGHPTGLSPVSRMGISLILGCMATALQAITETIRRNKAIEAGFEDDPNAVLNMSWMWLVPQFALYGVAEAFNVVGQIEFIYSLFPKSMSSFASAMYTFGLAIASLISSFLVSMVDNVTSAGGNTSWLASNINRGHLDYFYWLLTFLSFINLLYFMVVYRFTEHHHDGRNSLYHEAEE from the exons ATGGGAAACAAATCAGAACAAGAAGAGTTGTTACTGAACCActcaaaaaattcaagaaaggGTGGTCTAATAACTATGCCTTTCATCATAG tGAATGAATCATGTGAGAAATTGGCAAGTTATGGATTGCTCCCAAACATGATAATCTACCTAACAACATTTTATCATATGGAAGCTGCTTCTGCTTCAGTCTTGCTTGCATTATGGACAGCACTTTCAAATGGCTTAGGTCTTTTTGGTGCCTTTCTTTCTGATTCTTACTTGGGAAGGTTTAGGGCTGTTGCTATTGGAACCATCTCCAGTCTAATT GGAATGTGTATTCTTTGGCTCACCACAATAATTCCACAACTCCGGCCTTTACCTTGCGGTCAGTATCAACATGGTTGTAATGGAACAACAGCAGTCCAACTTGCTATACTTTTGTGTTCTTTTGGGCTTATTGCCATTGGTACTGGTTTTAATAGACCTTGTTCCATAGCATTTGGTGCTGACCAATTGGAGAACAAAGAAAATCCAGATAACGAGAGGCTTATAGATAGCTATTTCAACTGGTATTATGCCAGTGTAGGAGTTTCACTTGTTCTTGCAGTTACTGTAATTGTTTATATCCAAGACCATTTTGGTTGGCAAATTGGGTTTGCTGTCCCCGCTTTGCTCATGATTATATCTGTTTCCATTTTCTTGATCGGATCTCCTCTTTATATCAAAGCAAAAGCTAGAGGGAGTTTGTTCACTGGATTGTTTCAAGTAGCAGTGGCAGCCTTCAGAAAAAGACATATCAATGTTCAGTTGAATAATAATGACGACTGCTACTATAGAGAACCTGAATCGAACCTCCTGGAACCATCTGCTGACTTCAG GTGTTTGAATAGAGCTTGCATAATTGAAGATCCTCACGTGGAATTGAAACCTGATGGAAAAGTTTCAGATCCATGGAATCTTTGCTGTGTGGAACAAGTGGAATTATTGAAGTGTTTTCTTAGAGTTCTTCCCATGTGGTCCACCTGTCTTATCCTTCTTGTGGCGATAGGTCAGACATTTTCGATATTTCAAATGATGACCATGGATAGACATGTATTCTCTCTGTTTGAAATCCCAGCAGGATCATTTGGCATAATTACCCTTATTGCTTGGACAATCTGGGTTGCTCTTTACGATCGTATTTTGGTGCCTTTGCTGTCGAGGTATACTGGACATCCCACAGGACTAAGTCCTGTTTCTAGAATGGGGATTAGCTTAATTCTAGGCTGCATGGCTACTGCACTTCAAGCAATAACAGAAACCATACGACGCAATAAGGCAATTGAGGCAGGGTTTGAGGATGACCCCAACGCTGTATTAAACATGTCCTGGATGTGGCTCGTGCCACAGTTTGCCCTATACGGGGTGGCTGAGGCTTTTAATGTGGTTGGACAGATTGAGTTCATATACAGTCTATTTCCGAAAAGCATGTCTAGCTTTGCATCAGCTATGTACACATTTGGCCTTGCTATTGCCAGCTTAATTAGCAGTTTCTTGGTGAGCATGGTGGATAATGTTACCTCAGCCGGAGGCAACACAAGCTGGCTCGCGAGCAACATAAATAGAGGTCACCTAGATTATTTTTATTGGCTACTTACTTTCTTAAGTTTCATTAACTTGCTCTATTTTATGGTCGTTTATCGGTTTACTGAGCATCATCATGATGGTAGGAACAGCTTATATCATGAGGCAGAAGAGTGA
- the LOC125856425 gene encoding protein WVD2-like 7 isoform X1: protein MDELGPTLEVSVSFGKYENDALSWEKWSSFSPNKYLEEADQCKTSGSVAQKKAYFEAHYKKIATQKMEQEKMEQVESLDEPHIQDRSESTHVFDTDRCATQGEEEMTRADVNNSDSVDMEVNSLLVLKDKEGEILDHGEVPNVEQHKSCEIGSQDNLKEISQVDNEAKSSSAKKSKTPKSNLKNTARKVHPTTEDRISAGTKKKLASPVTKSSRISTPTSKLTPASKVISSSQTSVKKVNEVSYQRSSNAPVAQGNKLLSRSLISPSQSSIKKLNGSTLQRSKNSSTLENKRIAPTSLHMSLSLGPPNSTASTNTMRKSLIMERMGDKDIVKRAFKAFQSSFNQGKPEVDTRYSGSKKVLPKGSEQKISPSPTPKKEVERLRKTSDTVMTQKCQSGTRSNSLSSRRAPKDAVIERKKVNSVRPAGMSIDRSIDKLKEDIIKGKIHRAGSNR, encoded by the exons ATGGATGAGTTAGGTCCTACATTAGAAGTATCAGTTTCATTTGGAAAGTATGAGAATGATGCACTTTCTTGGGAAAAATGGTCATCTTTTTCCCCAAACAAGTATCTTGAAGAAGCTGACCAGTGTAAAACATCTGGATCAGTAGCTCAGAAGAAGGCCTATTTTGAAGCACACTACAAGAAGATTGCTACTCAGAAAATGGAGCAGGAAAAAATGGAACAAGTTGAATCTTTAGACGAACCCCATATCCAAGATCGTAGTGAAAGCACACATGTTTTCGATACTGATAGATGTGCTACACAAGGTGAAGAGGAAATGACAAGAGCTGATGTGAATAATAGTGATTCTGTTGATATGGAGGTGAATAGTTTGTTGGTTCTCAAAGATAAGGAAGGGGAAATCTTGGACCATGGAGAAGTTCCCAATGTTGAACAACACAAGAGTTGTGAAATAGGATCTCAAGATAATCTCAAAGAGATTTCACAAGTGGATAATGAAGCAAAAAGCTCCTCtgcaaagaaaagtaaaacCCCTAAATCAAATCTGAAGAATACAGCTCGAAAG GTACATCCAACTACAGAGGACAGAATATCAGCTGGAACAAAGAAGAAGCTTGCATCACCTGTGACAAAATCTTCAAGAATCTCCACTCCGACGTCAAAACTGACACCAGCTTCGAAGGTCATTTCTTCATCTCAAACATCAGTGAAGAAGGTGAATGAGGTGTCATATCAAAGAAGCAGCAATGCTCCTGTTGCACAAGGCAATAAATTACTTTCTAGATCACTCATTTCACCTTCTCAATCCTCGATAAAAAAGTTGAATGGTTCAACATTGCAAAGGAGCAAAAATTCTTCCACACTAGAGAACAAGAGGATAGCTCCCACATCATTACACATGTCTCTCAGTCTAGGTCCACCAAATTCTACAGCTTCTACTAATACAATGAGAAAATCTTTGATCATGGAGAGAATGGGGGATAAGGACATTGTCAAGCGAGCGTTTAAGGCATTCCAAAGCAGTTTCAACCAAGGAAAACCCGAAGTAGATACGAGATATAGTGGATCAAAGAAG GTATTGCCTAAAGGATCAGAGCAAAAGATTTCACCTTCTCCGACTCCTAAAAAGGAGGTTGAAAG ATTAAGGAAGACATCAGATACGGTAATGACTCAAAAATGCCAATCAGGGACTAGATCAAACTCTCTGTCATCTCG CAGGGCACCTAAAGATGCTGTTATAGAGAGGAAAAAGGTGAACAGTGTCAGACCTGCTGGCATGAGTATTGATAGATCAATTGATAAATTGAAGGAG GATATCATCAAAGGTAAGATTCACCGTGCTGGATCTAATAGGTGA
- the LOC125856425 gene encoding protein WVD2-like 7 isoform X2 codes for MDELGPTLEVSVSFGKYENDALSWEKWSSFSPNKYLEEADQCKTSGSVAQKKAYFEAHYKKIATQKMEQEKMEQVESLDEPHIQDRSESTHVFDTDRCATQGEEEMTRADVNNSDSVDMEVNSLLVLKDKEGEILDHGEVPNVEQHKSCEIGSQDNLKEISQVDNEAKSSSAKKSKTPKSNLKNTARKVHPTTEDRISAGTKKKLASPVTKSSRISTPTSKLTPASKVISSSQTSVKKVNEVSYQRSSNAPVAQGNKLLSRSLISPSQSSIKKLNGSTLQRSKNSSTLENKRIAPTSLHMSLSLGPPNSTASTNTMRKSLIMERMGDKDIVKRAFKAFQSSFNQGKPEVDTRYSGSKKVLPKGSEQKISPSPTPKKEVERLRKTSDTVMTQKCQSGTRSNSLSSRAPKDAVIERKKVNSVRPAGMSIDRSIDKLKEDIIKGKIHRAGSNR; via the exons ATGGATGAGTTAGGTCCTACATTAGAAGTATCAGTTTCATTTGGAAAGTATGAGAATGATGCACTTTCTTGGGAAAAATGGTCATCTTTTTCCCCAAACAAGTATCTTGAAGAAGCTGACCAGTGTAAAACATCTGGATCAGTAGCTCAGAAGAAGGCCTATTTTGAAGCACACTACAAGAAGATTGCTACTCAGAAAATGGAGCAGGAAAAAATGGAACAAGTTGAATCTTTAGACGAACCCCATATCCAAGATCGTAGTGAAAGCACACATGTTTTCGATACTGATAGATGTGCTACACAAGGTGAAGAGGAAATGACAAGAGCTGATGTGAATAATAGTGATTCTGTTGATATGGAGGTGAATAGTTTGTTGGTTCTCAAAGATAAGGAAGGGGAAATCTTGGACCATGGAGAAGTTCCCAATGTTGAACAACACAAGAGTTGTGAAATAGGATCTCAAGATAATCTCAAAGAGATTTCACAAGTGGATAATGAAGCAAAAAGCTCCTCtgcaaagaaaagtaaaacCCCTAAATCAAATCTGAAGAATACAGCTCGAAAG GTACATCCAACTACAGAGGACAGAATATCAGCTGGAACAAAGAAGAAGCTTGCATCACCTGTGACAAAATCTTCAAGAATCTCCACTCCGACGTCAAAACTGACACCAGCTTCGAAGGTCATTTCTTCATCTCAAACATCAGTGAAGAAGGTGAATGAGGTGTCATATCAAAGAAGCAGCAATGCTCCTGTTGCACAAGGCAATAAATTACTTTCTAGATCACTCATTTCACCTTCTCAATCCTCGATAAAAAAGTTGAATGGTTCAACATTGCAAAGGAGCAAAAATTCTTCCACACTAGAGAACAAGAGGATAGCTCCCACATCATTACACATGTCTCTCAGTCTAGGTCCACCAAATTCTACAGCTTCTACTAATACAATGAGAAAATCTTTGATCATGGAGAGAATGGGGGATAAGGACATTGTCAAGCGAGCGTTTAAGGCATTCCAAAGCAGTTTCAACCAAGGAAAACCCGAAGTAGATACGAGATATAGTGGATCAAAGAAG GTATTGCCTAAAGGATCAGAGCAAAAGATTTCACCTTCTCCGACTCCTAAAAAGGAGGTTGAAAG ATTAAGGAAGACATCAGATACGGTAATGACTCAAAAATGCCAATCAGGGACTAGATCAAACTCTCTGTCATCTCG GGCACCTAAAGATGCTGTTATAGAGAGGAAAAAGGTGAACAGTGTCAGACCTGCTGGCATGAGTATTGATAGATCAATTGATAAATTGAAGGAG GATATCATCAAAGGTAAGATTCACCGTGCTGGATCTAATAGGTGA
- the LOC125856419 gene encoding uncharacterized protein LOC125856419 isoform X5, translating to MFNSTLTENEEFSCPVDGSIMITASHLPYNRNGFKFFTSAGGLGKPDIKDILERAADIYKNIANGDSKGAETAASLDVKRVDYMSVYASNLVAAVRKAAGNIEKPLEGFHIVVDAGNGAGGFFVGKVLEPLGAITSGSQFLEPDGLFPNHIPNPEDKTAMKAITKAVLDNRADLGIIFDTDVDRSAAVDSSGREFNRNRLIALMSAIILEEHPGTTIVTDSVTSDGLTTFIEKKLGGKHHRFKRGYKNVIDEAIRLNSVGEEAHLAIETSGHGALKENHWLDDGAYLMVKLLNKLASARTSGLGGGSKVLTDMVEGLEEPAVAVELRLKIDQNHPDLQGGSFRDYGEAVLKQLENTVELDAKLLKAPVNYEGVRVSGYGGWFLLRLSLHDPVLPLNIEAPSKEDAVKLAHDVLNAVKGFTALDTSALTKFVGV from the exons ATGTTCAATAGCACTCTTACCGAAAATGAAGAATTTTCCTGTCCAGTGGATGGTTCCATAATGATAACAG CAAGCCATCTTCCCTACAACAGGAATGGGTTCAAGTTCTTTACAAGTGCGGGTGGACTTGGGAAGCCCGACATCAAAGATATCTTGGAGCGAGCCGCtgatatatacaaaaatattgcAAATGGCGATTCTAAGGGGGCAGAAACAGCTGCTTCTCTCGATGTGAAAAGAGTGGATTACATGTCTGTTTATGCATCTAATCTTGTAGCAGCAGTCCGCAAAGCTGCAGGGAATATAG AAAAGCCACTGGAAGGATTCCATATCGTTGTTGATGCAGGGAATGGAGCAGGCGGATTCTTTGTG GGGAAGGTGCTTGAGCCTCTGGGTGCTATTACTTCTGGCAGTCAGTTCTTGGAGCCAGATG GTTTGTTTCCCAATCATATACCTAACCCAGAGGATAAGACAGCCATGAAAGCTATTACCAAGGCAGTACTTGATAACAGGGCTGATTTGGGAATCATCTTTGATACAGATGTTGACAG GTCTGCGGCTGTGGATTCAAGTGGTCGTGAATTTAACAGAAATCGTTTGATTGCTTTAATGTCCGCAATTATTTTGGAGGAA CATCCTGGGACCACTATTGTCACAGACAGTGTAACATCAGATGGGCTGACAACATTTATTGAAAAGAAACTAG GAGGGAAGCATCACAGGTTCAAAAGAGGATACAAGAATGTAATTGATGAGGCTATTCGTCTG AACTCTGTTGGTGAAGAAGCACATTTGGCTATTGAAACTAGTGGCCATGGAGCTCTCAAGGAGAATCACTGGCTTGACGATGGTGCATACCTTATG GTGAAGTTACTGAATAAGCTTGCATCAGCTAGAACATCAGGACTGGGCGGCGGCAGCAAAGTCCTAACTGACATGGTGGAGGGTCTCGAAGAACCAGCTGTTGCTGTTGAACTTAGACTAAAGATTGATCAGAATCATCCAGATCTTCAAGGAGG ATCCTTCCGTGATTATGGTGAAGCAGTGTTAAAGCAACTTGAGAATACAGTTGAGTTGGACGCTAAGCTTCTGAAAGCACCTGTTAACTATGAAGGG GTTAGAGTTTCTGGTTATGGCGGATGGTTCCTTCTAAGACTCTCACTACATGACCCTGTTCTACCCCTTAATATTGAG GCACCAAGCAAGGAGGATGCTGTAAAACTTGCTCATGATGTGCTTAATGCTGTGAAAGGGTTCACCGCTCTTGATACCTCCGCCTTAACTAAGTTTGTTGGAGTATGA
- the LOC125856419 gene encoding uncharacterized protein LOC125856419 isoform X2 yields MAALSGKVVQHNLVAKCCQQDRELSTKYRLYYCTLSRRNLLPPVGGKLAWNGNSTMQLDALSKFKRGIVYCNAASSSTAIPTVEKSNFLKLQNGSDIRGVAVDGVEGEPLTLTETVTEAIAAGFSGWLLAKKKNVSSKCLRVSIGHDSRISAQKLQDAVSRGLSRAGVEVIQYGLASTPAMFNSTLTENEEFSCPVDGSIMITASHLPYNRNGFKFFTSAGGLGKPDIKDILERAADIYKNIANGDSKGAETAASLDVKRVDYMSVYASNLVAAVRKAAGNIEKPLEGFHIVVDAGNGAGGFFVGKVLEPLGAITSGSQFLEPDGLFPNHIPNPEDKTAMKAITKAVLDNRADLGIIFDTDVDRSAAVDSSGREFNRNRLIALMSAIILEEHPGTTIVTDSVTSDGLTTFIEKKLGGKHHRFKRGYKNVIDEAIRLNSVGEEAHLAIETSGHGALKENHWLDDGAYLMVKLLNKLASARTSGLGGGSKVLTDMVEGLEEPAVAVELRLKIDQNHPDLQGGSFRDYGEAVLKQLENTVELDAKLLKAPVNYEGVRVSGYGGWFLLRLSLHDPVLPLNIEAPSKEDAVKLAHDVLNAVKGFTALDTSALTKFVGV; encoded by the exons ATGGCAG CATTATCAGGGAAGGTTGTCCAACATAACCTGGTAGCAAAGTGCTGCCAGCAGGATAGGGAATTGAGCACAAAATACCGACTGTACTATTGTACCCTTAGTAGGCGCAACTTGCTCCCCCCTGTAGGAGGGAAGTTGGCATGGAATGGCAACTCCACCATGCAACTGGACGCCTTATCAAAATTTAAGCGAGGAATTGTTTATTGCAATG CTGCCTCGTCGTCCACTGCAATCCCGACTGTTGAGAAAAGCAACTTTCTTAAGCTTCAGAATGGAAG TGATATACGTGGAGTAGCTGTTGATGGAGTTGAGGGGGAACCTCTTACTCTCACAGAGACAGTTACAGAAGCAATAGCAGCAGGTTTTTCTGGTTGGTTGCtggcaaaaaagaaaaatgtttctTCTAAATGTTTAAGAGTCTCCATCGGTCATGACTCACGAATTTCAGCACAGAAGTTACAG GACGCAGTTTCTCGAGGACTTTCTAGAGCTGGAGTTGAAGTCATCCAATATGG ATTGGCATCCACTCCAGCCATGTTCAATAGCACTCTTACCGAAAATGAAGAATTTTCCTGTCCAGTGGATGGTTCCATAATGATAACAG CAAGCCATCTTCCCTACAACAGGAATGGGTTCAAGTTCTTTACAAGTGCGGGTGGACTTGGGAAGCCCGACATCAAAGATATCTTGGAGCGAGCCGCtgatatatacaaaaatattgcAAATGGCGATTCTAAGGGGGCAGAAACAGCTGCTTCTCTCGATGTGAAAAGAGTGGATTACATGTCTGTTTATGCATCTAATCTTGTAGCAGCAGTCCGCAAAGCTGCAGGGAATATAG AAAAGCCACTGGAAGGATTCCATATCGTTGTTGATGCAGGGAATGGAGCAGGCGGATTCTTTGTG GGGAAGGTGCTTGAGCCTCTGGGTGCTATTACTTCTGGCAGTCAGTTCTTGGAGCCAGATG GTTTGTTTCCCAATCATATACCTAACCCAGAGGATAAGACAGCCATGAAAGCTATTACCAAGGCAGTACTTGATAACAGGGCTGATTTGGGAATCATCTTTGATACAGATGTTGACAG GTCTGCGGCTGTGGATTCAAGTGGTCGTGAATTTAACAGAAATCGTTTGATTGCTTTAATGTCCGCAATTATTTTGGAGGAA CATCCTGGGACCACTATTGTCACAGACAGTGTAACATCAGATGGGCTGACAACATTTATTGAAAAGAAACTAG GAGGGAAGCATCACAGGTTCAAAAGAGGATACAAGAATGTAATTGATGAGGCTATTCGTCTG AACTCTGTTGGTGAAGAAGCACATTTGGCTATTGAAACTAGTGGCCATGGAGCTCTCAAGGAGAATCACTGGCTTGACGATGGTGCATACCTTATG GTGAAGTTACTGAATAAGCTTGCATCAGCTAGAACATCAGGACTGGGCGGCGGCAGCAAAGTCCTAACTGACATGGTGGAGGGTCTCGAAGAACCAGCTGTTGCTGTTGAACTTAGACTAAAGATTGATCAGAATCATCCAGATCTTCAAGGAGG ATCCTTCCGTGATTATGGTGAAGCAGTGTTAAAGCAACTTGAGAATACAGTTGAGTTGGACGCTAAGCTTCTGAAAGCACCTGTTAACTATGAAGGG GTTAGAGTTTCTGGTTATGGCGGATGGTTCCTTCTAAGACTCTCACTACATGACCCTGTTCTACCCCTTAATATTGAG GCACCAAGCAAGGAGGATGCTGTAAAACTTGCTCATGATGTGCTTAATGCTGTGAAAGGGTTCACCGCTCTTGATACCTCCGCCTTAACTAAGTTTGTTGGAGTATGA
- the LOC125856419 gene encoding uncharacterized protein LOC125856419 isoform X4, whose protein sequence is MAAASSSTAIPTVEKSNFLKLQNGSDIRGVAVDGVEGEPLTLTETVTEAIAAGFSGWLLAKKKNVSSKCLRVSIGHDSRISAQKLQDAVSRGLSRAGVEVIQYGLASTPAMFNSTLTENEEFSCPVDGSIMITASHLPYNRNGFKFFTSAGGLGKPDIKDILERAADIYKNIANGDSKGAETAASLDVKRVDYMSVYASNLVAAVRKAAGNIEKPLEGFHIVVDAGNGAGGFFVGKVLEPLGAITSGSQFLEPDGLFPNHIPNPEDKTAMKAITKAVLDNRADLGIIFDTDVDRSAAVDSSGREFNRNRLIALMSAIILEEHPGTTIVTDSVTSDGLTTFIEKKLGGKHHRFKRGYKNVIDEAIRLNSVGEEAHLAIETSGHGALKENHWLDDGAYLMVKLLNKLASARTSGLGGGSKVLTDMVEGLEEPAVAVELRLKIDQNHPDLQGGSFRDYGEAVLKQLENTVELDAKLLKAPVNYEGVRVSGYGGWFLLRLSLHDPVLPLNIEAPSKEDAVKLAHDVLNAVKGFTALDTSALTKFVGV, encoded by the exons ATGGCAG CTGCCTCGTCGTCCACTGCAATCCCGACTGTTGAGAAAAGCAACTTTCTTAAGCTTCAGAATGGAAG TGATATACGTGGAGTAGCTGTTGATGGAGTTGAGGGGGAACCTCTTACTCTCACAGAGACAGTTACAGAAGCAATAGCAGCAGGTTTTTCTGGTTGGTTGCtggcaaaaaagaaaaatgtttctTCTAAATGTTTAAGAGTCTCCATCGGTCATGACTCACGAATTTCAGCACAGAAGTTACAG GACGCAGTTTCTCGAGGACTTTCTAGAGCTGGAGTTGAAGTCATCCAATATGG ATTGGCATCCACTCCAGCCATGTTCAATAGCACTCTTACCGAAAATGAAGAATTTTCCTGTCCAGTGGATGGTTCCATAATGATAACAG CAAGCCATCTTCCCTACAACAGGAATGGGTTCAAGTTCTTTACAAGTGCGGGTGGACTTGGGAAGCCCGACATCAAAGATATCTTGGAGCGAGCCGCtgatatatacaaaaatattgcAAATGGCGATTCTAAGGGGGCAGAAACAGCTGCTTCTCTCGATGTGAAAAGAGTGGATTACATGTCTGTTTATGCATCTAATCTTGTAGCAGCAGTCCGCAAAGCTGCAGGGAATATAG AAAAGCCACTGGAAGGATTCCATATCGTTGTTGATGCAGGGAATGGAGCAGGCGGATTCTTTGTG GGGAAGGTGCTTGAGCCTCTGGGTGCTATTACTTCTGGCAGTCAGTTCTTGGAGCCAGATG GTTTGTTTCCCAATCATATACCTAACCCAGAGGATAAGACAGCCATGAAAGCTATTACCAAGGCAGTACTTGATAACAGGGCTGATTTGGGAATCATCTTTGATACAGATGTTGACAG GTCTGCGGCTGTGGATTCAAGTGGTCGTGAATTTAACAGAAATCGTTTGATTGCTTTAATGTCCGCAATTATTTTGGAGGAA CATCCTGGGACCACTATTGTCACAGACAGTGTAACATCAGATGGGCTGACAACATTTATTGAAAAGAAACTAG GAGGGAAGCATCACAGGTTCAAAAGAGGATACAAGAATGTAATTGATGAGGCTATTCGTCTG AACTCTGTTGGTGAAGAAGCACATTTGGCTATTGAAACTAGTGGCCATGGAGCTCTCAAGGAGAATCACTGGCTTGACGATGGTGCATACCTTATG GTGAAGTTACTGAATAAGCTTGCATCAGCTAGAACATCAGGACTGGGCGGCGGCAGCAAAGTCCTAACTGACATGGTGGAGGGTCTCGAAGAACCAGCTGTTGCTGTTGAACTTAGACTAAAGATTGATCAGAATCATCCAGATCTTCAAGGAGG ATCCTTCCGTGATTATGGTGAAGCAGTGTTAAAGCAACTTGAGAATACAGTTGAGTTGGACGCTAAGCTTCTGAAAGCACCTGTTAACTATGAAGGG GTTAGAGTTTCTGGTTATGGCGGATGGTTCCTTCTAAGACTCTCACTACATGACCCTGTTCTACCCCTTAATATTGAG GCACCAAGCAAGGAGGATGCTGTAAAACTTGCTCATGATGTGCTTAATGCTGTGAAAGGGTTCACCGCTCTTGATACCTCCGCCTTAACTAAGTTTGTTGGAGTATGA